Proteins found in one Anopheles aquasalis chromosome 3, idAnoAquaMG_Q_19, whole genome shotgun sequence genomic segment:
- the LOC126576869 gene encoding uncharacterized protein LOC126576869 — protein MCTQRSTTEQEDQHADPIVVFHYRDSPTSSSASVDMVRGSQDMLDWSRLQREAALASVSMGEYEPSLEGGSATDVSLISTETISDDSAADEARLKIAWDVTDENSEEETESESGRSTIVSLTLPARRSSRAAPYTNRRMVCTLMPNNTLPKDTLEGAKIPIVYHRNMARTFPGHDTRTPEQQRQRQRNTEAARISRAKTKLLEQLMEKEMRDVAAINANRKRMVATQREYVNRLANLLHLPRSTMKMYEKQLADEAHLRQK, from the coding sequence ATGTGTACCCAGCGCTCTACCACAGAGCAAGAGGATCAGCACGCCGATCCGATCGTGGTGTTTCACTATCGTGACTCACCTACCTCGTCGTCGGCATCGGTTGACATGGTTCGCGGTTCCCAGGACATGCTCGATTGGTCCCGTCTGCAACGGGAAGCTGCACTTGCATCGGTGTCCATGGGCGAGTACGAACCATCGCTGGAGGGTGGCAGCGCGACGGACGTTTCGCTAATTTCGACGGAAACGATCAGTGATGatagtgctgctgatgaggcTCGCCTGAAGATCGCTTGGGATGTCACGGATGAGAACAGTGAGGAGGAAACGGAATCCGAATCCGGTCGGTCGACGATCGTTTCGTTGACGCTGCCTGCTCGGCGATCCTCACGGGCCGCTCCGTACACGAACAGGCGGATGGTGTGTACGTTAATGCCGAACAACACACTGCCAAAGGACACCCTCGAGGGTGCCAAGATCCCGATCGTGTACCACCGAAATATGGCCCGCACGTTTCCCGGCCACGATACTCGCACACCCGAGCAGCAGAGACAGCGCCAGCGTAACACGGAGGCCGCACGAATTAGCCGCGCCAAGACGAAGCTTTTAGAGCAGCtgatggagaaggaaatgaGGGATGTGGCGGCCATCAACGCGAACAGGAAACGCATGGTTGCCACCCAGCGGGAGTATGTGAACCGATTGGCAAATCTGTTGCACCTTCCCAGGTCAACGATGAAAATGTACGAGAAGCAGTTGGCGGATGAAGCTCATCTGAGGCAGAAATAA
- the LOC126577624 gene encoding eukaryotic translation initiation factor 4E1 isoform X1 gives MAGKSSEEVEQQQKQTETTEQTQDSANAVPETAVVDPECLIKHPLQHTWTLWYLELDRSKTWAESMNKVTNFSTVEDFWSLYNHIRGPSEIKVGGDYMLFKSHIRPMWEDEANNRGGRWTLNSGKHFSDKYWLDTILCLIGEAFEYSDEICGAIVNVRQKIDKISIWTANSQNREAVMNIGKTFRDRLGLRQQINYQNHKDTMVKSGSTTKATYTL, from the exons atggctggAAAATCGAGTGAAGAAGTTGAG caacagcagaagcaaactGAAACTACGGAGCAAACGCAAGACTCGGCCAATGCCGTTCCAGAGACGGCAGTCGTTGATCCGGAATGTCTGATCAAGCATCCGCTGCAGCACACCTGGACGCTCTGGTACCTCGAGCTGGACCGATCGAAGACGTGGGCCGAATCGATGAACAAGGTGACGAACTTCTCGACGGTAGAGGACTTCTGGAGCCTGTACAACCACATTCGCGGTCCGTCCGAGATCAAGGTTGGCGGAGATTACATGCTGTTCAAGTCACACATTCGCCCGATGTGGGAAGATGAGGCCAACAAtcgtggtggccggtggacGCTCAACTCGGGCAAGCATTTTTCGGACAAATACTGGCTCGACACG ATTTTGTGCCTGATTGGCGAAGCTTTCGAATACTCGGACGAGATCTGCGGTGCGATCGTGAACGTACGTCAAAAGATTGACAAAATCT CTATTTGGACCGCCAACTCGCAGAATCGTGAGGCCGTGATGAACATTGGCAAAACGTTCAGGGATCGTCTAGGACTTCGGCAGCAGATTAACTACCAGAACCACAAGGACACGATGGTCAAATCTGGCTCGACGACGAAAGCTACCTATACCCTCTAG
- the LOC126577624 gene encoding eukaryotic translation initiation factor 4E1 isoform X3 yields the protein MAGKSSEEVEKQTETTEQTQDSANAVPETAVVDPECLIKHPLQHTWTLWYLELDRSKTWAESMNKVTNFSTVEDFWSLYNHIRGPSEIKVGGDYMLFKSHIRPMWEDEANNRGGRWTLNSGKHFSDKYWLDTILCLIGEAFEYSDEICGAIVNVRQKIDKISIWTANSQNREAVMNIGKTFRDRLGLRQQINYQNHKDTMVKSGSTTKATYTL from the exons atggctggAAAATCGAGTGAAGAAGTTGAG aagcaaactGAAACTACGGAGCAAACGCAAGACTCGGCCAATGCCGTTCCAGAGACGGCAGTCGTTGATCCGGAATGTCTGATCAAGCATCCGCTGCAGCACACCTGGACGCTCTGGTACCTCGAGCTGGACCGATCGAAGACGTGGGCCGAATCGATGAACAAGGTGACGAACTTCTCGACGGTAGAGGACTTCTGGAGCCTGTACAACCACATTCGCGGTCCGTCCGAGATCAAGGTTGGCGGAGATTACATGCTGTTCAAGTCACACATTCGCCCGATGTGGGAAGATGAGGCCAACAAtcgtggtggccggtggacGCTCAACTCGGGCAAGCATTTTTCGGACAAATACTGGCTCGACACG ATTTTGTGCCTGATTGGCGAAGCTTTCGAATACTCGGACGAGATCTGCGGTGCGATCGTGAACGTACGTCAAAAGATTGACAAAATCT CTATTTGGACCGCCAACTCGCAGAATCGTGAGGCCGTGATGAACATTGGCAAAACGTTCAGGGATCGTCTAGGACTTCGGCAGCAGATTAACTACCAGAACCACAAGGACACGATGGTCAAATCTGGCTCGACGACGAAAGCTACCTATACCCTCTAG
- the LOC126577622 gene encoding uncharacterized protein LOC126577622, with amino-acid sequence MEHGKSTMEQLLQDRTVYQQLCKDYLNLKVLAQNACTSPERLAKCKELVRDPVYSPRKLGRIHQFGDLLRLLEQRNLLSMIKPEQLERFEETLDSQDLFTDLKRYRQTLDSHRATIERHYLEDLRHRDRRTLLEKEVERVKLECGGGKEEGKRTAEEPPKTCSTSKRATAFTEKRDELYMLLQDEIGRDWRTLARALNLTSTDIDELESSYRLRERILAVVERAEQAQGADSLDKFLDNLQKALVRCRRNDLVKKMDKMLQ; translated from the exons ATGGAGCACGGAAAATCGACGATGGAGCAGCTCCTGCAGGATCGCACCGTGTACCAGCAGCTGTGTAAGGACTACTTAAACCTGAAGGTGCTGGCCCAGAATGCGTGCACGAGCCCGGAACGTCTGGCCAAGTGCAAGGAGTTGGTGCGCGATCCGGTTTACTCGCCGCGGAAGCTAGGCCGCATTCACCAGTTCGGGGATCTCTTGCGGCTGCTGGAGCAACGCAATCTACTCAGCATGATCAAACCGGAACAGCTGGAACGGTTCGAAGAAACGCTCGACTCGCAGGATCTCTTTACCGATCTCAAGCGATACCGACAAACGCTGGATTCGCATCGGGCGACGATCGAAAGGCACTATCTGGAAG ATCTACGCCACCGGGATCGCCGTACACTGCTGGAAAAGGAGGTAGAAAGGGTAAAGCTCGAGTGTGGTggcggaaaagaagaaggcaaaCGAACGGCCGAGGAACCTCCAAAAACGTGCTCCACTTCAAAACGAGCCACTGCATTCACCGAGAAACGGGACGAACTGtacatgctgctgcaggacgaAATTGGAAGGGATTGGCGAACGCTGGCCCGTGCACTCAATCTTACCAGCACGGACATCGATGAACTGGAATCGAGTTACCGCCTGCGGGAACGAATATTGGCGGTAGTGGAACGGGCTGAACAGGCGCAGGGTGCAGATTCGTTGGACAAGTTTCTGGATAATCTACAAAAAGCCCTGGTCAGGTGTCGGCGAAATGATCTCGTCAAGAAAATGGACAAAATGTTGCAATAA
- the LOC126577616 gene encoding sestrin homolog — protein MYSMVEYYSDMGQLEQDYGSKNAPTDDSNLDHVTKVIAYHPRYLNHFLKTQRFVMQCDGPLPYDYRNYIAIMAAARHKCTYLVNLYEEVFVTNGGDPNWLNGLEHIPVKLRAIADINKILAHRPWLLNKTHIERLTKGQNSWSLSEVVHAIVLLAHFHSLSSFVFSCGLTQELDAVTTSHKVIENNNVLSQKTAFDHLNDLYNGQQQPPQPAPQSELLLPQLADDGGNIRPEVTVDALMQRMKRLSEKNDECSETELSNRFKHVELQAAELPAVVLREASAEVPQQIGRYVDDPGFTYQDFARRGAENIPQTFRIQDYSWDDHAYSLVNRLYNDVGFYLDDKFRVAYNLTYYTIAGRKNVDTSKFRRAIWNYIQCIYGIRYDDYDYGEVNQLLDRSLKMFIKTACCFPERITKLDYDSVLVELLHSEKVHINLMILEARNQAELLYALREIMRYMT, from the exons TACGGCTCAAAGAATGCGCCGACGGACGACTCGAACCTGGACCATGTCACAAAGGTGATCGCGTACCATCCCCGCTATCTGAACCATTTCCTCAAGACGCAGCGATTCGTGATGCAGTGCGATGGTCCACTACCGTACGATTATCGAAACTACATCGCCATTATG gCTGCAGCCCGCCACAAGTGCACCTACCTGGTGAACCTGTACGAGGAGGTGTTTGTGACGAATGGGGGCGATCCGAACTGGCTGAACGGGCTCGAGCACATCCCGGTTAAGCTGCGTGCCATAGCGGACATCAACAAAATCCTTGCCCACCGTCCGTGGTTGCTCAACAAAACCCACATCGAG CGCCTTACGAAGGGACAGAACAGTTGGTCGCTGTCGGAGGTGGTGCACGCGATCGTACTGCTGGCCCACTTTCACTCCCTCTCGTCGTTCGTGTTCTCCTGCGGTCTCACGCAGGAGCTGGACGCGGTCACTACTAGTCACAAGGTcatcgaaaacaacaacgtTCTCAGCCAGAAGACTGCGTTCGATCATCTGAACGATCTGTAcaatggtcagcagcagccaccgcaacCGGCGCCGCAGTCTGAGTTGCTGCTACCGCAACTagccgacgatggtg GTAACATCCGTCCAGAGGTGACGGTCGATGCGCTGATGCAGCGCATGAAGCGACTGTCGGAGAAGAACGACGAGTGCAGCGAGACGGAGCTGAGCAATCGCTTCAAGCACGTCGAGCTGCAGGCGGCCGAATTGCCGGCCGTGGTTCTGCGGGAAGCATCGGCCGAAGTGCCGCAGCAGATTGGTCGCTACGTCGATGATCCCGGTTTCACCTACCAGGACTTTGCTCGCCGTGGTGCGGAAAACATTCCGCAAACGTTCCGGATACAGGACTACTCGTGGGATGATCATGCGTACTCGCTGGTGAACCGGTTGTACAATGACGTTGGGTTCTATCTGGACGATAAGTTCCGGGTGGCGTACAATCTAACGTACTACACGATCGCCGGTCGCAAGAACGTCGACACGTCCAAGTTTCGACGTGCGATCTGGAACTACATCCAGTGTATCTACGGTATCCGGTACGATGATTACGATTACGGTGAGGTGAACCagctgctcgatcgttcgctcaaGATGTTCATCAAGACGGCATGCTGCTTCCCGGAACGCATCACCAAGCTCGATTACGACAGTGTcctggtggagctgctgcataGCGAGAAG GTACACATCAACCTTATGATCTTGGAAGCTCGCAACCAGGCGGAGCTGCTGTATGCCTTACGTGAAATTATGCGATACATGACATGA
- the LOC126577624 gene encoding eukaryotic translation initiation factor 4E1 isoform X2 yields the protein MAGKSSEEVEQKQTETTEQTQDSANAVPETAVVDPECLIKHPLQHTWTLWYLELDRSKTWAESMNKVTNFSTVEDFWSLYNHIRGPSEIKVGGDYMLFKSHIRPMWEDEANNRGGRWTLNSGKHFSDKYWLDTILCLIGEAFEYSDEICGAIVNVRQKIDKISIWTANSQNREAVMNIGKTFRDRLGLRQQINYQNHKDTMVKSGSTTKATYTL from the exons atggctggAAAATCGAGTGAAGAAGTTGAG cagaagcaaactGAAACTACGGAGCAAACGCAAGACTCGGCCAATGCCGTTCCAGAGACGGCAGTCGTTGATCCGGAATGTCTGATCAAGCATCCGCTGCAGCACACCTGGACGCTCTGGTACCTCGAGCTGGACCGATCGAAGACGTGGGCCGAATCGATGAACAAGGTGACGAACTTCTCGACGGTAGAGGACTTCTGGAGCCTGTACAACCACATTCGCGGTCCGTCCGAGATCAAGGTTGGCGGAGATTACATGCTGTTCAAGTCACACATTCGCCCGATGTGGGAAGATGAGGCCAACAAtcgtggtggccggtggacGCTCAACTCGGGCAAGCATTTTTCGGACAAATACTGGCTCGACACG ATTTTGTGCCTGATTGGCGAAGCTTTCGAATACTCGGACGAGATCTGCGGTGCGATCGTGAACGTACGTCAAAAGATTGACAAAATCT CTATTTGGACCGCCAACTCGCAGAATCGTGAGGCCGTGATGAACATTGGCAAAACGTTCAGGGATCGTCTAGGACTTCGGCAGCAGATTAACTACCAGAACCACAAGGACACGATGGTCAAATCTGGCTCGACGACGAAAGCTACCTATACCCTCTAG